A section of the Bombus fervidus isolate BK054 chromosome 9, iyBomFerv1, whole genome shotgun sequence genome encodes:
- the Vps13b gene encoding vacuolar protein sorting 13B isoform X2 — MFKLESYITPVILSYVEKYVKNFKPEQSQVSLWGGDASFQNLDLRLEVLEEQLNLPFVFVSGHIHELLIHVPWVKITSEPIVITINTIECILKLKDDNKVDTNPTTLQRRQEIPQEEAPPGYIKSIVTKVVNNITINCNNLILKYVEEDIVLSVNVRFLSMQTVDNKWEPAFTDVNTYEVMLRKVITIQDLTLCLDKMDASGKIEIYQDPVLYRCSVIIRLIINYHSNTARKASITRLDLHCQKMEFSITEQQVPMLLRLAALIMALQTKQFPSSKEKSLISVEEREDSIQDDTDHVSGTAADSTGWGGWAWNMVSSLLPIDWENDWSTEQQMAYSGHTIHLGVYVQDATLTFKTVENVKEQLFYKSRKLRYKSFLTLRLNGVVVDTLLQGIAMTSFQIGMGCIRVYPRGSCSCGHLEVVDGAQPPLYLVAGKFNTRYLKDSLFDDESVENKGRKREYKQGIYYYLCTASEERLIERCPAFSMDYVHCTELPDDITPEKLAEFGSNFEYSNFHERRVMRYIIGDLTIRLCSGVFHRIETIKQAAANYDYNPYLVTKPDPLVDELPPVTLEEYEALRENVSMVETKLIIVKASLQLQLADHSITGLPRQRKIVESRTTPLTPALTDDPFMSIECDEAIVTMLQPLYPFRLAACASKQTDLPTEMFNQCHKVITLQVNGTRSQLYLTKNCHTSIIMPCSIECEIKKLLYPQYWKNVDLIHEIYAVHIDSITITGTKAKLMTAVSILTSIFDAGDTTNPLVCSSLFNDACQETNPVYLELLLENVNCKKLSSLVTISNELNISSVKMFALNESQQAFIFSGPESNIYSDIENKSLLTVVIQFPQSIEKQTHPPLISLQMADIRASLDPLLFKWLEYRVTYYNLGTLCTTRPEVQQFEGASSDTGTKKKTFPSLHESVHSSSDKEKRKSVIATEKSKTVQNDEIQKKHDSKSENERQNLGILARLAEMYPWWCGLVLSGCVGHIVIYIPSITMSGIGAYGIEEAKDKALKSDNKLQILIIKLPSLLVHSSNINFELLAPYLQELPVKLPKSMWTNRLQSFPWTLSLVDFHCYMLQQQTQKNFIKKVSVNATVALTTKIVTSPSGGSTLAALGVCVHIDNSPIIVSISEEQVVFTSKIISSILNALQITTSNNKSVIASTQINTEAQVVLPIVPQTPSTPTQLLYPEDTTTNSTLSTSKDESTPDSDELVLTAWIQWTITKIAIKLYVTEKETLSSLKLVLELEDIITSLDLQPIYFKLKNKVTTATIFHYTRPLNSPTWDVGEYVGAVLCGREDSLEKGDDSGFLSFTLTRAKSGNVHTRWGTYKRHKSQKFQKDIITETTLSANSYISEVVVKIQMVDIILPLTVVSKYIQLIKPFTGLYQSVEKDIMETSEQNVTTRLNSITSLDNEMLPLIYLDFKGLRLMLPVSNITKFKPQHDLLMIQLDGIRITPHAENPICRTPLRLDIYQLAAQANILSIPGSAVEDRQYQINIKSVCAHTTTWKNYQMTINKKMSQSYLYTMNENPALEWNKLGHGSSLERQFSTLPLLSKFDLCLIIAPPVLFKPDITVCGSAIEVNCITDIEVTINLDQIQLISILNNELKNLLLRDFERHKSANTYISTSQKPLSTVGSIKQITWIKQSSDDIDVDVTKDSGIDFETSSINSTIVGKPISADTSILLPFEFLVNCGKITFVLYDIHQAVTEYEVDINEVEEDEGESQKQPLFYIMVNQPNIYFSQQHPSQKVQVSCFDITMALGDKDKQELISIPTEKDFKVFMIETKNGDLHPDTGIPPSFITIKYEKTIGKNPQFFIDVGRPTKIYFSLSRLNQIYIIKSKILSCFIKEYETISEHDDVKISPTMKLKKLNWPDMNICTKQVVVSLKTDSGAEIITSLASLSGNISSLLRPDRIYSNTSVDSFIISAILNGNIKVLLNPWCCNITVCLLWETWLNVDSIPQIQIQADSDSLHLDFGPEQIKIIKNVIDDLQLLLNELTRSSSTCRGNEKQIVLSTEQHYKDDLKAGAFQFVNGNADELPFPYQVIFFTYPQQSMAWRYPQPRTLTKIHISPVPFETLDSDSGYVDKVLCALEYWSDCHMSYQRYADFYLSETDSYRLELPEKAPARAVACIWRVVLLSNNNRPFSKTIISARILAACLRIDSYFNSSIIPNIQAALNIGTIHVSMYNHVSTITYNNLQPPLKNYILKGTIPETQCFMTFEHKGAILVLNRWIDGSVLIDISGIFGVHILDYGHLTMQEILDPLEARLQLSLSDKTDVSFTCSPFALKLSPTIAHTLVVSMHLWYASLEEENKTTILFTRYVIANDSNVPILFGQSGTGDNILLESRQCIFYSWRNIGNKMLRIAIEENIWLWSKSFSVGVDGIQAVEFSNSITKASAFVSVTSLSATQKLITFSGQLVISNQLIDNFEMRLVKYEADVGSKVTVLKDIYSVSGKTRPPSVILDGNKKMAIRLRFTNVPNLSWTGDIPLQPNAKWGQPWLVKVPLQERGQFLSIWVRIITQIIQDKTKVLAVLSPLYMIRSHLPVPARVQMDTPSLKISLCTMVNGRGERQQLYCPGTFEHFHQLTFQLETGVSTSNPYVPLSYSSVDQRKFFRRPEVEDIDSILQDLENQKDKTEWPFQGDEFEEWISAEQPQTHVQVKYQDAGLVSSTLLLELQPWCFMLNSMGCHLSLVSEDIELCQIPHYGIVTPPKLEGTFHLCVGIGDTFYTSQALQLDRPDWSQSFYMPRIGGLIPATGNIKSCVDCGSSVSLMSINSSMHEDMRLVRIMSSHVISNLTSQELCIATLAVHEDATRLELPNDLTPYSLNISPSEDQKQGIPITQWYTLYMEDIVEPLVLYISLSVGHKWSCPIRVDQGMSRKCVAIPNGSSTMPVVITIQEDRGTMYIMIHMDYHPQLLIENTCAFKVLLGQANETAEGIIPDALHFTWICEIESNATSHYSIPSISNRLPDAPVTNVSNILLFSAVTHNYNDQAIRNKELRWSRGINLSAISSAPVDQYVRLPSYGDVKLIMQNRCYTTYINIVPISQVEVSARDIRSRLLRKESEMKDMVTMHDKFTSDPDDQPVINVQSSESSTSVTTFFSAQDETIATETKTSSQLNLRQLITDIENVKANVNDDTKDTEENNSKEGSATICLRGVTIIIMHDMNENAQKIEVASLSMTDVIVAINARSKIVNLRAFIGDLQLDNQLFDQGGFDFPVVLISQSPLMMKETTFYTSSCLMNKIEQIRENSLIAIDYILENQGQLKASKDLHIKIAPISAYIEDTYITQLLNYATSMAPPRFLLPDDMKKTRTLVSTIGVYIPDYIMVYARILSAPLRLQNLKIDPVSILLSVHTSVRLYVALDHSPLYFGTFEKKNILTTPYRLGNALTMHYLSGAIFGAGWVVGSLEILGSPGSLAQALGSGLRDFISLPFQGLLQGPWGFIVGITHGSASLMRHVTAGTLNSVTKLASSVARNLDRLTLDEEHLQRQEESRRMRPQGMAQGLYQGLTGLGMSLLAAVAGLAHHPLQQVWSGEITTKSIVTGVGLGLVGVVTKPLSGAAELVALTGQGLLQGAGWNSLPSPRQRPVVQYTSGNNNAIIRYAWWLLPLLENNHGNILHVTNADYVIQQGSSRAITLVLTRHALLLVNTAEDNVERIYLLKDLTSADHHLESTICLYCSPETTQTNRSISPAPYEMDREMRARVAEYVRTSSTGLASVSTNSDVQSDIFENTTPNSDRTLTFYVSPDSRNYLLSLFNIAKRQSQGSGFTVL, encoded by the exons ACAGttgaaaatgttaaagaacaattgttttataaatcCCGTAAACTTCGGTATAAATCGTTTTTAACATTGCGATTAAATGGTGTGGTAGTGGATACATTGCTCCAAGGAATTGCAATGACTAGTTTTCAAATTGGAATGGGTTGCATACGCGTATATCCAAGAGGAAGTTGTAGTTGTGGTCATCTTGAAGTAGTCGATGGTGCacaa CCACCTTTGTATTTAGTAGCTGGCAAGTTTAACACTCGGTACTTAAAAGATTCATTATTCGATGATGAATCAGTGgagaataaaggaagaaaacggGAATATAAACAaggaatatattattatctatgtACAGCTTCAG AGGAGCGGTTAATAGAACGATGTCCCGCATTCTCCATGGATTACGTTCATTGCACCGAATTGCCAGATGACATAACACCTGAAAAACTGGCAGAATTTGGGTCTAATTTTGAATATAG TAATTTCCACGAACGTAGAGTAATGAGATATATTATAGGCGATTTAACTATTAGATTATGTTCGGGTGTTTTTCATCGtattgaaacaataaaacaaGCTGCTGCAAATTATGATTACAATCCTTATCTTGTTACAAAACCAG ATCCACTCGTAGATGAACTCCCCCCAGTTACATTGGAAGAATACGAAGCATTAAGAGAAAATGTATCTATGGTTGagacaaaattaataatagttaAGGCCTCACTTCAATTGCAATTGGCGGATCATTCTATTACTGGACTTCCACGACAACGAAAGATAGTTGAAAGTCGA aCGACGCCTTTAACACCTGCTCTTACAGACGATCCTTTCATGAGTATTGAATGTGATGAAGCGATAGTAACTATGCTTCAACCTTTATATCCATTTAGGCTTGCAGCTTGTGCATCCAAACAGACTGATCTTCCGACTGAAATGTTTAATCAGTGTCATAAGGTTATTACATTGCAG GTAAATGGAACCAGAAGTCAACTttatttgacgaaaaattGCCATACATCAATAATAATGCCCTGCTCCATCGAATGTGAAATCAAGAAATTATTGTATCCGCAGTATTGGAAAAATGTTGATTTAATACATGAAATATACGCGGTACATATTGACAGCATTACAATTACTGGAACAAAAGCAAAGCTAATGACTGCTGTATCTATCTTAACTTCAATTTTTGACGCTGGTGATACAACTAATCCTCTTGTCTGTTCCTCTTTATTCAATGATGCTTGTCAAGAAACGA ACCCTGTATATCTAGAATTGTTACTGGAAAACGTAAATTGCAAAAAGTTGTCATCTTTGGTTACAATAtcaaatgaattaaatataagTTCAGTAAAAATGTTTGCACTCAATGAGTCACAGCAAGCCTTTATATTTTCAGGACCAGAAAGTAATATTTACAG tgaTATAGAAAACAAATCATTACTAACGGTTGTAATACAGTTTCCGCAAAGTATTGAAAAACAAACGCATCCACCTTTGATTTCGCTTCAAATGGCAGATATCAGGGCTTCACTTGATCCATTACTTTTTAAATGGCTAGAATATCGTGTTACGTATTATAATTTAGGTACCTTATGTACCACTCGACCCGAAGTCCAGCAATTTGAAGGTGCGTCTTCAGATACTGgtacaaagaaaaaaacatttcCCAGTTTACACGAAAGTGTACATAGCTCCTCAgacaaagagaaacgaaaatcCGTCATAGCCACGGAAAAGTCAAAAACTGTACAAAATGATGAAATCCAAAAAAAACATGATTCTAAATCCGAAAATGAAAGACAG AATTTGGGAATATTGGCCAGATTAGCAGAAATGTATCCATGGTGGTGTGGTCTTGTGTTAAGTGGATGTGTTGGACATATTGTTATTTACATACCATCAATCACAATGAGTGGTATTGGTGCATatg GTATAGAAGAAGCCAAAGACAAAGCATTAAAAAGCGATAATAAGTTACAGATATTGATCATAAAATTACCTTCTCTTCTCGTTCATTCgtctaatataaattttgaattactcGCACCTTACCTTCAGGAATTACCTGTTAAATTACCAAAATCAATGTGGACGAATA GATTGCAAAGTTTCCCATGGACATTAAGCCTTGTTGATTTCCATTGTTACATGTTACAACAACAGACGCAAaaaaactttattaaaaaagtatCAGTAAATGCTACAGTTGCTCTTACAACAAAAATCGTAACATCTCCATCTGGAGGAAGTACTTTAGCTGCTTTGGGTGTTTGTGTTCACATTGATAATTCTCCTATTATTGTTTCGATCTCTGAAGAACAg GTAGTTTTCACGAGTAAAATCATCTCGAGTATTTTAAACGCTTTGCAAATTACaactagtaataataaaagtgtTATAGCTAGTACTCAAATAAATACCGAAGCACAAGTAGTTCTTCCTATTGTACCACAAACTCCATCTACACCAACACAATTACTATATCCTGAAGATACAACTACAAACTCGACTCTTTCAACTTCAAAAGATGAGAGTACACCAG ACTCCGACGAATTAGTTTTGACAGCATGGATTCAATGGACTATAACAAAAATTGCGATTAAATTATACGTGACGGAGAAGGAGACTTTATCTTCACTAAAATTAGTACTTGAATTGGAAGATATTATTACTTCTTTAGACTTGCAACCTATTTATTTTAAGCtaaaaaataaagttacaACAGCCactatatttcattatacaaG aCCACTGAATTCACCAACTTGGGATGTCGGTGAGTATGTAGGTGCGGTTCTTTGTGGAAGAGAAGACAGTTTAGAAAAAGGTGACGATTCCGGCTTTTTAAGTTTTACCCTCACTAGAGCAAAATCGGGGAATGTTCACACACGATGGGGTACCTATAAACGGCATAAGAGTCAGAAG TTTCAGAAAGACATAATAACAGAAACAACTTTATCTGCTAATAGTTATATTTCCGAAGTAgttgtaaaaatacaaatggTGGACATAATTTTACCGCTTACCGTAGttagtaaatatatacaattaataaaaccTTTTACGGGTCTCTACCAATCTgttgaaaaagatataatggAAACTTCTGAACAAAATGTAACAACACGCTTAAACAGCATTACTAGTCTTGATAATGAAATGTTACCATTAATATATCTGGACTTTAAAGGACTTAGACTGATGCTACCAGTTTCAAACATAACAAAATTCAAACCCCAACATGATTTATTAATGATTCAATTGGACGGAATTCGTATTACACCCCATGCAGAAAATCCGATTTGCAGAACACCTTTAAGATTAGATATATATCAACTCGCAGCTCAAGCAAATATTTTAAGTATACCAGGTTCTGCTGTAGAAGATCGACAATATcagattaatataaaaagtgtATGTGCCCATACAACTACTTGGAAGAATTATCAAATGactataaataagaaaatgtcccaatcatatttatatactatgaaCGAAAATCCTGCGTTGGAATGGAATAAACTTGGACATGGAAGTAGTTTAGAGCGGCAGTTCTCTACGCTTCCGCTGTTATCGAAATTCGATTTGTGCTTAATCATTGCACCGCCGGTTCTATTTAAACCAGATATTACAGTATGTGGAAGTGCAATTGAAGTAAATTGTATCACAGATATTGAAGTAACAATAAACTTAGACCAGATTCAGTTGATTTCAATCTTaaataacgaattaaaaaatttattattaagagATTTTGAACGACATAAAAGTGCAAATACATATATCAGTACATCGCAGAAACCTCTTTCGACTGTAGGGagtattaaacaaattacttGGATAAAACAATCTTCTGATGACATAGACGTTGATGTCACCAAGGATAGCGGTATAGACTTTGAAACATCTAGCATAAATTCCACAATCGTTGGCAAACCAATATCTGCAGATACTTCAATACTTTTACCATTTGAATTTCTGGTAAACTGTGGAAAAATAACATTCGTGCTGTATGATATTCATCAAGCAGTAACAGAGTATGAAGTAGACATAAATGAAGTTGAAGAGGATGAGGGTGAAAGTCAGAAACAACCGCTTTTTTACATAATGGTTAATCAgccgaatatttatttttcacaacAGCATCCATCGCAAAAGGTGCAAGTATCTTGTTTCGATATAACAATGGCACTTGGGGACAAGGACAAAcaagaattaatttcaataccAACTGAAAAGGATTTTAAAGTTTTTAtgattgaaacaaaaaatggAGATTTACATCCAGATACAGGCATTCCCCCAtcttttataacaataaaatacgaaaaaacTATAGGGAAGAATCcacaattttttatagatGTAGGTAGacctacaaaaatttatttctctttatcaAGGCTAAAtcagatatatattataaaaagtaagaTATTGTCATGCTTTATAAAAGAGTATGAAACAATATCAGAACATGACGATGTGAAAATATCTCCaacaatgaaattgaaaaaattaaattggcctgatatgaatatatgtacaaaACAAGTTGTAGTATCCCTTAAAACCGATTCCGGTGCCGAAATAATAACTAGTTTAGCTTCGTTATCCGGAAATATTTCATCTCTTCTTAGACCTGATAGAATATATTCTAACACATCTGTAGACTCCTTTATCATATCTGCAATTCTTAATGGAAACATAAAAGTACTCTTGAATCCATGGTGCTGTAATATTACAGTGTGTTTGCTTTGGGAGACTTGGTTAAATGTCGATTCTATTCCtcaaatacaaatacaagCAGACAGTGATAGTCTCCATTTAGATTTTGGACcagaacaaataaaaattataaaaaatgttatcgATGATCTCCAACTACTATTAAATGAATTGACAAGATCATCTTCGACGTGTAGAGGTAATGAGAAACAAATTGTTCTATCAACTGAACAACATTATAAGGATGATCTCAAAGCAGGTGCATTCCAATTTGTAAACGGAAATGCAGATGAATTACCATTCCCGTATCAA GTTATTTTCTTCACTTATCCCCAACAATCAATGGCTTGGAGATATCCTCAACCAAGAACATTaactaaaatacatatatctcCAGTTCCATTTGAA acaCTAGATTCTGATAGTGGGTACGTCGATAAAGTACTGTGCGCTCTTGAATATTGGAGCGACTGTCACATGTCCTATCAGCGATATGCCGACTTCTACTTATCAGAAACAGATTCCTATCGTTTAGAGCTTCCTGAAAAAGCACCAGCAAGAGCAGTGGCATGTATATGGCGCGTAGTTCTACtatcaaataataatcgaCCTTTTTCCAAGACCATAATCTCGGCCCGGATCCTTGCAGCTTGTTTACGCATCGATTCATATTTCAATTCTTCAATTATACCTAACATACAAGCTGCACTTAATATTGGCACTATTCATGTATCCATGTACAATCACGTTAGTACAATTACGTATAACAATTTACAACCACCTttgaagaattatattttaaaaggtACAATACCCGAAACGCAATGTTTTATGACCTTTGAACATAAAGGAGCCATACTCGTACTTAATAGATGGATTGACGGTTCAGTGCTCATTGATATTAGCGGAATATTTGGAGTACATATACTAGATTATGGTCATTTAACCATGCAAGAAATACTAGATCCTCTAGAAGCAAGATTGCAATTATCGCTATCTGACAAAACGGATGTATCCTTCACATGCAGTCCATTTGCGTTAAAGTTGAGTCCAACAATAGCTCATACGCTTGTGGTTTCGATGCATTTATGGTATGCATccttagaagaagaaaataaaaccacTATTCTATTCACACGCTATGTAATAGCTAACGATAGCAATGTGCCTATCCTCTTTGGTCAAAGTGGTACAGGAGACAACATATTATTGGAAAGTAGACAATGTATCTTTTACTCATGGAGAAATATTGGCAACAAAATGTTACGAATAgcaatagaagaaaatatttggttATGGAGCAAATCATTTTCTGTTGGTGTAGATGGAATTCAAGCCGTCGAATTCAGTAATTCTATTACAAAAGCGTCAGCATTCGTAAGCGTTACGTCACTTTCAGCTACACAAAAGCTTATAACATTTTCTGGTCAACTTGTAATTTCAAATCAATTAATAGACAATTTCGAAATGAGACTAGTCAAGTACGAAGCTGACGTGGGATCAAAGGTGACtgtattaaaagatatttattccgTTTCTGGTAAAACTCGACCACCGTCAGTTATACTCGATGGAAACAAGAAAATGGCAATACGTCTACGATTTACCAATGTTCCAAATTTATCTTGGACAGGAGATATTCCCCTTCAACCAAATGCCAAGTGGGGGCAACCATGGCTTGTTAAAGTTCCATTACAAGAACGTGGCCAATTTTTAAGCATTTGGGTGCGGATAATAACGCAAATAATTCAAGATAAGACCAAGGTACTAGCTGTACTTAGCCCACTTTACATGATTCGCTCGCATTTACCAGTACCAGCTAGGGTACAGATGGATACGCCTTCGTTGAAAATATCTTTATGCACAATGGTAAATGGTCGGGGTGAAAGACAGCAACTATACTGTCCTGGAACGTTTGAACATTTCCACCAACTAACATTTCAACTAGAAACCGGAGTTTCTACATCTAATCCGTATGTGCCATTATCGTATAGTTCTGTAGATCAAAGGAAATTCTTTAGAAGACCGGAAGTCGAAGATATCGATAGCATCTTGCAAGATCTTGAGAATCAGAAAGATAAAACGGAATGGCCCTTCCAAGGAGATGAGTTTGAGGAATGGATATCCGCTGAACAACCACAAACACATGTACAAGTGAAATACCAAGATGCTGGATTAGTTTCGAGTACTTTATTATTAGAATTGCAGCCTTGGTGTTTTATGTTAAATTCCATGGGTTGTCATTTATCTCTTGTATCAGAGGACATCGAACTTTGCCAGATTCCTCACTATGGAATCGTAACACCACCAAAATTGGAAGGCACATTTCACTTGTGCGTCGGTATCGGTGATACGTTCTACACATCCCAAGCATTACAGCTAGATCGACCTGATTGGAGTCAAAGTTTCTATATGCCTCGAATTGGTGGACTCATCCCTGCCACAGGAAACATTAAATCATGTGTTGACTGCGGCTCAAGTGTCTCACTCATGAGCATTAATTCGAGTATGCACGAAGATATGCGTCTTGTGCGTATAATGAGTAGCCACGTTATTAGTAATTTAACATCTCAAGAGTTATGCATAGCAACATTGGCGGTACACGAAGATGCAACCAGACTTGAATTGCCCAATGATCTTACTCCTTATAGCCTTAATATTTCACCATCCGAAGATCAAAAACAAGGTATTCCGATTACACAGtggtatacattatacatgGAAGACATTGTAGAACCTCTTGTACTATATATATCTTTGAGCGTAGGACACAAATGGTCTTGTCCAATTCGAGTTGACCAGGGTATGAGTCGTAAATGCGTTGCTATACCAAATGGCTCTAGCACTATGCCGGTAGTCATTACAATACAGGAAGATAGGGGTACAATGTACATAATGATTCATATGGATTATCATCCTCAATTATTGATTGAGAACACCTGTGCTTTTAAAGTCCTATTGGGTCAAGCTAATGAAACAGCAGAAGGGATAATACCAGATGCATTGCACTTTACATGGATTTGTGAAATAGAAAGCAATGCAACAAGTCATTATTCCATTCCATCTATCAGTAACAGACTACCTGATGCACCAGTTACTAATGTATCGAATATACTTCTGTTTTCTGCTGTAACACATAATTATAATGACCAGGCTATcagaaataaagaattacgaTGGTCAAGAGGTATAAATTTATCCGCCATATCAAGTGCACCAGTGGATCAGTATGTACGACTACCATCCTATGGAGATGTAAAGTTAATCATGCAGAATCGTTGTTACACTACctatattaatattgttcCAATATCTCAAGTGGAAGTGTCTGCAAGGGACATCAGAAGTCGACTTTTACGAAAAGAAAGCGAAATGAAAGATATGGTGACGATGCATGATAAATTTACTTCTGATCCAGATGATCAGCCAGTCATAAATGTACAGAGTTCTGAGAGCTCGACTTCGGTAACAACCTTCTTCTCGGCACAAGACGAAACTATAGCTACAGAAACTAAAACTTCTTCACAGCTAAATTTAAGACAATTAATAACTGatatagaaaatgtaaaagcTAACGTAAATGATGATACAAAGGATACTGAGGAGAATAATTCTAAAGAAGGGTCTGCGACCATTTGTCTCCGAGGAGTTACCATTATTATCATGCATGATATGAATGAAAATGCTCAAAAGATTGAAGTGGCCAGCTTGTCTATGACCGATGTTATAGTCGCTATTAATGCAAGatctaaaattgtaaatttacgTGCTTTCATAGGAGATCTACAATTAGATAATCAGCTATTTGATCAAGGGGGGTTCGATTTTCCAGTAGTACTAATCAGTCAAAGTCCGCTTATGATGAAAGAAACAACATTTTATACAAGCAGTTGTTTAATGAATAAGATAGAACAAATAAGAGAAAATTCGTTGATTGCGATTGATTATATACTAGAAAATCAAGGGCAATTAAaag CATCAAAAGATCttcatataaaaattgcaCCAATCAGTGCTTACATTGAAGATACATACATAacacaattattaaattatgcaaCTTCGATGGCACCACCTCGATTTTTGCTACCAGATGACATGAAAAAGACAAGAACATTAGTTTCAACTATTGGAGTATACATTCCTGATTACATAATGGTTTACGCTAGAATATTAAGCGCCCCATtaagattacaaaatttaaagatagaTCCGGTATCTATCTTATTAAGTGTTCATACCTCTGTACGTTTATACGTGGCTTTAGACCATTCTCCTTTATATTTTGGTacttttgaaaagaaaaatattttaactacACCTTATAGACTTGGCAATGCTCTCACAATGCATTACTTATCTGGTGCTATATTCGGAGCAG GTTGGGTAGTAGGATCATTAGAAATATTAGGTTCTCCTGGCAGCTTGGCACAAGCTCTTGGTTCAGGACTTCGAGATTTTATTTCCCTTCCATTCCAAGGCCTGTTGCAAGGACCATGGGGTTTTATCGTTGGAATAACGCATGGTTCTGCCAGTTTGATGAGACATGTTACAGCAG GTACGTTAAACTCTGTAACGAAACTAGCATCTAGCGTAGCACGAAATTTGGATCGTTTAACACTCGATGAGGAACATCTTCAGCGGCAAGAAGAATCTAGAAGAATGCGTCCTCAAGGAATGGCACAAGGATTATACCAAGGCTTGACAGGACTTGGAATGAGTCTTcttg ccGCAGTTGCGGGTTTAGCTCATCATCCTTTGCAGCAAGTTTGGTCAGGagaaataacaaccaaaagtATCGTGACTGGCGTTGGTCTTGGATTAGTTGGAGTAGTTACGAAACCTTTAAGTGGGGCTGCAGAACTAGTTGCATTGACAGGACAAGGATTACTTCAAGGAGCTGGCTGGAATTCTTTGCCTTCG CCTCGACAACGACCAGTAGTCCAATACACGTCTGGAAATAATAATGCAATTATTAGATATGCCTGGTGGTTGTTACCCTTACTTGAAAATAATCACGGGAATATCCTGCATGTTACTAATGCAGATTACGTGATCCAACAAGGCAGTAGTCGTGCTATAACGTTAGTTCTAACACGGCATGCGTTATTATTAGTTAATACAGCTGAAGATAACGTAGAACggatatatttattgaaagatCTAACGAGTGCTGATCATCATTTGGAATCAACAATATGTTTGTACTGCTCTCCTGAGACAACGCAAACTAATAGATCTATATCTCCAGCGCCATACGAg ATGGATCGAGAAATGCGAGCACGAGTGGCGGAATATGTACGTACCAGTAGTACTGGTTTAGCTAGCGTTTCTACAAATAGCGATGTGCAGTCCGATATTTTTGAGAATACCACTCCCAATTCTGATCGTACACTTACATTTTATGTTTCTCCGGACTCACGTAACTATCTATTATCATTGTTTAACATTGCTAAACGACAGAGTCAAGGTAGCGGATTTACAGTgttataa